A window of Formosa sp. Hel1_31_208 contains these coding sequences:
- a CDS encoding TolC family protein translates to MNKYLSILFLLVSSVVTAQSQDSIVMSFNEYLGYVKKFHPIAKQADLTIQIGQANLMKARGGFDPKIEVDNIRKKFKTTEYYDQLNATFKIPTWYGIELKGNFEQNTGDFLNPASFVPDDGLYSAGISASLGEGLFINERMADLKKAKFFKEQTAADREILINQILYDASVAYFNWLQAYNETKTFESFLENARMRFQGIKRSAEAGDKAAIDTLEAKITVKNRALGLEKTKVKLMKASLELSTFLWLNDNIPVELQPNVIPDAFLEDTVDNVLEISGLPLTDFVLENHPKLRSLGFKYEGLEVDKRLKANKLLPTIDIQYNFLTERADIARSFNTAEYKGGFNIAFPLFLRKERGDLRLAKFKLQDLQFEIDNARITIQNKVLAIYRELESFERQNLLLSEIVTDYGTLLSAEERKFKFGESSIFLINSREKSLIDSQLKAIDLQNKYLKAKAKLFNSLSRDLQNL, encoded by the coding sequence TATATTATTCCTTCTTGTTTCGTCTGTAGTTACCGCGCAATCTCAAGATTCTATTGTGATGAGCTTTAATGAGTATTTAGGCTATGTAAAGAAATTTCATCCTATTGCGAAACAGGCTGATTTAACTATACAAATAGGCCAAGCGAACCTGATGAAAGCGAGAGGTGGTTTTGATCCGAAAATTGAAGTTGATAATATTCGTAAAAAATTCAAGACCACCGAATACTACGATCAGTTAAATGCAACATTTAAAATACCAACATGGTACGGTATCGAGCTCAAAGGAAATTTTGAACAAAATACAGGTGATTTTTTAAATCCGGCATCATTTGTCCCAGATGATGGCTTGTATAGCGCTGGTATTTCGGCATCCTTAGGTGAAGGATTGTTCATTAATGAACGTATGGCAGATCTTAAGAAAGCTAAATTTTTTAAAGAACAAACAGCAGCCGATAGAGAAATATTAATCAACCAGATCTTATATGATGCATCGGTAGCTTATTTTAATTGGTTGCAAGCTTATAACGAGACTAAAACCTTTGAATCCTTTTTAGAAAATGCTAGAATGCGTTTTCAAGGTATTAAGCGCAGTGCAGAGGCCGGAGATAAGGCTGCTATTGACACATTAGAAGCTAAAATCACAGTTAAAAACAGAGCTTTAGGTTTAGAAAAGACAAAAGTCAAATTGATGAAAGCCTCATTAGAATTGTCGACATTTTTATGGTTAAATGATAACATCCCTGTAGAATTACAGCCCAATGTGATTCCTGATGCATTTCTAGAAGATACAGTAGATAACGTACTTGAAATATCAGGACTACCGCTTACAGATTTTGTTTTAGAAAACCATCCTAAACTGCGTTCTTTAGGGTTTAAATATGAGGGTTTAGAAGTAGACAAACGTTTAAAAGCTAATAAATTATTACCAACAATTGATATTCAGTATAATTTCTTAACAGAACGAGCGGATATTGCCAGATCCTTTAATACCGCCGAATACAAAGGTGGATTCAATATTGCTTTCCCGCTATTTTTGCGCAAAGAACGCGGTGATTTGCGATTGGCTAAGTTTAAACTTCAAGATTTACAATTTGAAATAGACAATGCCAGAATTACAATCCAAAATAAAGTATTAGCTATATATCGCGAATTAGAATCTTTTGAGAGACAAAATCTATTACTATCGGAAATCGTTACCGATTATGGCACATTATTAAGTGCTGAAGAACGCAAGTTTAAATTCGGCGAAAGTTCAATCTTTTTAATTAACTCACGTGAAAAAAGTTTAATCGATTCTCAATTAAAAGCTATCGATCTTCAAAATAAGTATTTAAAAGCAAAAGCGAAGTTATTTAATAGTCTGTCGAGAGATTTACAAAACTTATAG
- a CDS encoding DEAD/DEAH box helicase, protein MSDTLEVTNTKATKKRLYDYQIADLNRIFEVFESAPDNYNLLYQLPTGGGKTVIFSEIVRQYIKKHKKKVVILTHRIELCKQTSKVLNGFGVNNKIINSKVKELPDQDQYECFVAMVETLNNRLNDGKLNLEDIGLVIIDEAHYNSFRKLFKFFDNCFIIGVTATPLSSNIKLPMKDNYKELIVGDNISKLIKNGFLASAEIYNYDVSLTSLKIGINGDYTVKSSEALYTNASMQGKLLFAYEELSKGKKTLIFNNGINTSKEVYYTFKRAGYDVRHLDNTSSRQERKDILKWFKNTPDGILTSVSILTTGFDEPSVEAIILNRATRSLTLYFQMIGRGSRIYNNKSTFKVIDLGNNAVRFGPWSQPVDWQHIFKNPDYYLENLRNDEDIEREFVYQMPESLRKRFKKNPNDDFDIKAEYKKVIREGKKSMQAIENSIAQHSALVIANSEDVFEARALAKLLHDDICYRIKQYCYCIMNSTKNYKDWLLEEYTRKLRLSFNGKF, encoded by the coding sequence ATGTCCGATACTCTCGAAGTTACAAATACAAAAGCCACTAAAAAACGCCTATATGACTATCAAATTGCCGATCTAAATCGCATATTTGAGGTGTTTGAGTCTGCTCCAGACAACTATAACCTGTTGTATCAATTACCAACAGGTGGCGGTAAAACTGTGATCTTTTCTGAAATCGTTAGACAGTATATCAAGAAGCATAAGAAAAAGGTGGTTATTTTAACTCACCGTATCGAGTTGTGCAAGCAAACCTCTAAAGTCTTAAATGGCTTTGGTGTTAATAATAAAATCATTAATAGTAAGGTTAAAGAATTGCCAGATCAAGACCAATATGAGTGTTTTGTAGCTATGGTAGAAACCCTTAACAATAGATTAAACGATGGAAAGCTAAACCTTGAAGATATAGGTCTAGTTATTATTGACGAAGCACATTATAACTCGTTTAGAAAATTATTTAAATTCTTTGATAACTGCTTTATCATTGGTGTTACAGCTACACCATTAAGTAGTAATATCAAATTACCAATGAAGGATAATTATAAGGAATTAATCGTTGGTGATAATATCTCGAAGCTTATTAAGAATGGATTCCTTGCTTCCGCTGAAATTTATAATTACGATGTGTCTTTAACATCCTTAAAAATTGGAATCAATGGTGATTATACCGTAAAATCTTCTGAAGCATTATACACTAATGCTTCGATGCAAGGAAAATTATTGTTTGCTTACGAAGAATTATCAAAAGGAAAGAAGACCCTAATTTTTAACAATGGAATTAATACTTCAAAAGAAGTATACTATACGTTTAAACGTGCTGGATATGATGTGAGACATTTAGATAATACCTCTAGCAGACAAGAACGAAAAGACATTTTAAAATGGTTCAAAAATACACCTGATGGTATTTTGACCTCAGTGAGTATCTTAACGACTGGGTTTGATGAACCTTCCGTTGAGGCTATTATATTAAATAGAGCTACTCGTTCTCTCACCTTATATTTCCAAATGATAGGAAGAGGATCTAGAATATACAACAATAAATCCACGTTTAAGGTTATAGATTTAGGTAATAACGCGGTGCGTTTCGGACCATGGAGTCAACCGGTAGATTGGCAGCACATTTTTAAAAATCCAGACTATTACCTTGAAAATTTGCGCAATGATGAAGACATCGAACGGGAATTTGTTTATCAAATGCCAGAGTCTTTACGTAAACGTTTTAAAAAGAACCCTAATGACGATTTTGATATCAAAGCAGAGTATAAGAAGGTGATTCGTGAAGGGAAAAAGTCAATGCAAGCCATTGAAAATAGTATTGCCCAACATTCAGCATTAGTTATTGCTAACAGCGAGGATGTGTTTGAGGCCAGAGCACTAGCGAAACTACTCCATGATGATATTTGCTATCGCATTAAACAATATTGTTATTGTATTATGAATAGTACAAAGAACTACAAAGATTGGCTTTTAGAAGAGTATACGCGCAAATTAAGACTAAGTTTTAACGGAAAGTTTTAA
- a CDS encoding biopolymer transporter ExbD: MKTSRRQAPQVNAGSMADIAFLLLIFFLVTAMIPDDNGIRRKLPPPCPPNTICNENYVKERNILEVRVNSKDALLVENSIISIEELKQIAKDFLDNNGDGSCSYCDGLMLVTSSDNPKAAVISLTNDKMTSYNFYIKVQDELTKAYFELRSVYAKSLFNKSADELSKNELNEVRAAYPFMLSEAGIKH; the protein is encoded by the coding sequence ATGAAAACATCAAGACGACAAGCCCCTCAAGTCAACGCAGGTTCTATGGCCGATATTGCGTTTTTACTCCTTATCTTTTTTTTGGTAACTGCTATGATACCGGACGACAACGGCATTCGTAGAAAGCTACCTCCACCATGCCCACCTAATACCATTTGTAATGAAAATTATGTGAAAGAACGAAACATTCTAGAAGTAAGAGTAAATTCAAAAGATGCATTATTAGTAGAAAATTCAATTATAAGTATTGAAGAACTCAAACAAATAGCCAAAGACTTTTTAGATAATAATGGTGATGGTTCCTGTAGTTACTGCGATGGATTGATGCTGGTGACATCTTCAGACAATCCTAAAGCAGCTGTTATTTCGCTAACAAATGATAAAATGACCTCTTATAATTTTTACATTAAAGTTCAAGATGAACTCACTAAAGCTTATTTTGAACTGCGGAGTGTGTATGCAAAGTCGCTATTCAATAAATCTGCCGACGAGCTTTCAAAAAACGAGCTTAATGAGGTAAGAGCAGCTTATCCATTTATGCTTTCAGAAGCTGGAATAAAGCATTAA